The nucleotide window GGGGAGTCCTGAGCCGCCGGGCGCGGCGCGCGTGAAGGGCGACTGTCAGTGCCCCCTGCCATGCTGAGAAACGGCGGGAAACAGCCATGTACGTCACCATCCGCGCAACGGAGGACCACCCATGCTGACCACCAACTATGTCCCGGGCACACCGAACTGGCTCGACCTCGGAGCCCCCGATGTCGACGCCGCCGCCGCCTTCTACTCCGCCGTGCTGGGCTGGACCTTCCAGTCCGCCGGCCCGGATTCCGGCGGATACGGCTTCTTCCAGCTCGAGGGCAAGACGGTCGCCGCCGTCGGCCCGCTGACGGAGGAGGGCGCCTCCTCCGCCTGGAACGTCTACTTCCAGACCCCCGACGCGGACGCCACGGTCAAGGCCGTCGAGCAGGCCGGCGGCGCGGTGCGCATGGCGCCGATGGATGTCTTCACCGCGGGCCGGCTGGCGGCCTTCACCGACCCGACCGGCGCCGACTTCGCCGTATGGCAGCCCGGCGACACCCAGGGCCTCGACACGGTCATGGAAGCGAACACGCTGTGCTGGACGGAGCTGTACACCACCGACGCGGCCAGGGCCAAGGACTTCTACGGCTCGGTCTTCTCCTGGGCGTACCAGGACATGCCCATGGGCGGTGACTCCGTCTATTCCCTCGTCTCCGCACCGGGCGGCGGCAAGGCCGGCGACTCCGCGCACGGCGGCATCATGCAGCTGCAGCAGGAGCATCTGCGGGCCGGTTCGCCGTCGGAGTGGCACCCCTACTTCGGTGTGGCCGACTGTGACGCCACCTTCGCCGCGGCCACCGACCACGGCGCCACGGTCATGATCCCGCCCTCCGACGCCCCGGGCGTCGGCCGGCTGGCCATGGTCAAGGACCCGGCAGGAGCCCCGTTCGCCCTGCTCAAGGGGGAGCCGAAGACGACCTGAGCCCATCGCCGCCGGGCGCACGCTCCCCGGACGCGGCGCGCCGCCGGTCCTGCCCCGCGGCTCCCGTGCCCGCGGGAAAATGCCACGCGCCCGGCGGCCCGCACGGCTTACCGTCGTGTCCGGGGCGGAGGAACGCACGACGAAGAGAGCGGTCGCGGTGGGTGCACATCCGCAGGAACGGTGGACGGCGTCGGGAGTCAGGCTGCGCCAGGTCACTTCGGGCGCGGGGCGCGGCAACTGGCTGTTCGTGCCCGGCGGGCCGGGGCTGGGCTCGGAGTCCCTGCTCGGCCTGGTGCGGGCGGCTGAGGTGCCCGGAGCCGCCTGGCTGGTCGATCTGCCCGGCGACGGCTCCAACCGTGGTCACCCCGGGCTTCCCGCCGAGCCCTACGCCCACTGGCCCGGAGCCCTCGCCGAGGCCGCGCAGGAACTGGACGACGTGGTCATGGCCGGCCACTCCACCGGCGGTATGTTCCTGCTCTCCGTCCCGGAACTCGAAGGTCTGCTGACCGGCATGGTGCTGCTCAGCAGCGCCCCGCATGCCGGCTGGCGCCCCGGCTTCGCCCGCTACGCCGAGGACCACCCGCTCCCCGATGTCGCCACCGCCGCCGAGCGCTATGCCCGCCAGCCGGACGACGACCACCTCCGCGCCCTGACACTCGCCGCCGCGCCATGGAACTTCCGCCCCTCCGCCCTGGCCGACGGCCGGGCCCTGCTGGCCGGTCTGACTTACTGCCATGACGCGGTGGCCTGGGCCGGTGCCCACTTCGACGACGGCTACCGGGCCCGCTGGCAGCCGACGACCCTCCCCACTCTGATCGTCAGCGGCGCCCGTGACCACATCGTCGACCAGCACATCTGGCAGGACCAGCCCGGCTTCCACGGCCCGCACGTCCTGCACCGCCGGATCCCCGACGCCGGCCACTTCCCCTGGCTCGAGAACCCGACGGCCGTCCGCACCGCCTTCGCCGACCTCGCAGCCCGCCTGAACCTGCCGGACCGAACAGGCCCGACGGCTCGGTGAGAGGACGCCGCGGACTCGCCCTACCCCTTGTCCCGCGGCCGGGCGTCCACAATGCGCTTGATCTTGCCGACCGACCGCTCCAGGGTCTCCGGATCGACGATCTCGACCGCCACCGAGACGCCGATCCCGTCCTTGACGGCGCGGGTGATCAGTCCGACGGCGGCCGCGCGCTCCTGGAGCGTGGCGTCGGGACGTGCCTCGGCGCGCACGGTCAGCCGGTCCAGCCGGCCCTCGCGGGTCAGCTTCAGCTGGAAGTGCGGGGCGACGCCCGGTGTCCGCAGCACGATCTCCTCCACCTGCGCGGGGAAGAGATTGACCCCGCGCAGAATGATCATGTCGTCGCACCGACCGGTGACCTTCTCCATCCGGCGGAAGGCGGGGCGCGCGGTGCCGGGCAGCAGCCGGGTCAGATCACGGGTGCGATAGCGGATCACCGGCATCGCTTCCTTGGTGAGCGAGGTGAACACCAGCTCGCCGTGCGCCCCGTCCGGCAGCACCTCGCCGGTGATCGGGTCGACGACCTCCGGATAGAAGTGGTCCTCCCAGATGTGCAGCCCGTCCTTGGCCTCCACGCATTCCTGGGCCACGCCGGGGCCCATGACCTCCGACAGGCCGTATATGTCCACGGCGTCGATCGCGAACCGCTCCTCGATCTCGCGGCGCATCTCCTGCGTCCAGGGCTCGGCGCCGAAGACGCCCACCCTGAGCGAGGTCGTCCGGGGGTCGATGCCCTGCCGCTCGAACTCGTCCAGCAGGGTGAGCATGTACGACGGGGTGACCATGATGATCTCGGGGCGGAAGTCCTGGATGATCTGCACCTGGCGGCTGGTCATCCCGCCGGACGCCGGCACGACCGTGCAGCCGAGCCGCTCCGCGCCGTAGTGCGCGCCCAGACCGCCGGTGAACAGGCCGTAGCCGTAAGCGATATGGACGGTGTGTCCCGGCCGTGCGCCGGCCGCGTACAGCGAGCGGGCGACGACGTCCGCCCAGCGGGCGAGGTCGCCCTCGGTGTAGCCGACGACGGTGGGGCGGCCGGTGGTGCCGCTGGAGGCATGGATACGGCGCACCTCCGCCTTGGGGACGGCGAACATCCCGAAGGGGTATTGGGCGCGCAGATCATCCTTCACGGTGAAGGGGAAGCGGGCGAGATCGTCGAGCGAACGGCAGTCCTGCGGATGCAGCCCGGCCCGGGCGAAGGACTCCCGGTAGAACGGGACGTGGTCATAGGCGTGCTGCAACGAGGCGCGCAGCCGGGTCAGTTGCCGGTCGCGCAACGCGTCCCGGGAGAGCCGTTCCGCCTCGTCGAACGTCTCACTGCCCTCAGCCGCTGCCGGCATGGAGTTCACCGCCTCGTTTCCCTACCGATCATTCGGTAGCCACGTGCTGATCCAAGTAATCAGCGCGCGGCGAACACGTCAAGGGGCGTGGCGCGGCGCGCTCGCGGGTAGCGTCCCGCGCATGAGTGAGGTCCGGATGGTGCAGGTCGGTGAGGTCCAGCTGGCATACCGGGTGTGGGGTGAGGAGGACGCCCCGCCGGCGGTGCTGCTGCACTGCCTGGGCGAGGACGGCGAGGACTGGCGCGGCGTGGTCGGCCGGCTGGCCGGTACCCACCGTGTCTTCGCCCTCGACCAGCGCGGACACGGCCACAGCGACTGGCCGGGGGACTACGGCTTCGCGCGCTGGCGGGATGACGCCGTCGGATTTCTGCGGGCGCTCGGCCTGGAGCGGGTGCTCCTCATCGGGCACTCGCTGGGCGCGGTGGCCGCCCTGCTGGTGGCCGCGGACCGGCCGGACCTGGTGGCACGGCTGGTCCTGGAGGAGGTCGCCCCGCCGCTGCCCGCCGACCCGCCGCAGGAGGTGCCCGCGCAGCCGGCGGGCCCGTCCTCGTTCGACTGGCAGGCCAAGATCGCGGTGGTGGCGGAGCGGAACGCACCCGACCCCGGATGGTGGGAGGCGGTGGCGCGGGTGACCGCGCCGACCCTGGTCCTCGCCGGCGGGGAGACCAGCCACATCCCGCAGGCGCACCTCGCCGAGCTGGTCGAGCGGCTGCCCGATGCCCGTCTGGTGACGGTGGAGGGCGCCGGCCATCTCGTCCACGAGGAGCGCCCCGGGGAGTTCCTCACCGCCGTCAACTCGTTCCTCGCGCCGCACTCCTGGTGACTGAGCCGGAAATTCGCCGTTGGTTGGATAGGAGTCGCCTTGGTCTGGAGATTCCTCCGTTGTCGGTGACCGATGCCCGGCGGGCTGTACTGGAAGGCTGGGTGCGTCGTCGTACGACGGCTCAGGCTCTGGCCCAGCGGTCGCGGATCGTGCTGGAGTGCGCCGACGGGCACTCGGTCATGGGGGTGTCCCGTCGGCTGCGAATCACCCCGGACACGGTCCGGACCTGGCGGCAGCGCTTTATCGCACGTGGCCTGGACGGCCTGTCCGACGCTCCGCGGCCTGGTGTCCCACGGAAGATCACCGACGTAGCTGCCGAACGGGTCATCGTCAAGACGCCGGAGGAGAAGCCCAGGAACGCGACGCACTGGTCGATCAGGCCGACGGCGGCGGCCACAGGAAGGCCGCAGCCCGCGGTCTCACGGATCTGGCGGGCCTTCGCACTGGCCCCGCACCGGTCACAGACGTTCAAGCTCTCCACGGACCCGCTGTTCATCGACAAGGTCCGTGATGTCGTGGGCCTCTACCTCGATCCTCCTCTACCCGGCCGTGCGTGAACACTTGGCACAGGGCGGTGCGTTGGCGGACAAGGAAACTGATCACGGGCGTATGGAACGGCTCCTCAAGGACCTCGCTGCCGGCGACAGCGGTTTCACCGAGCTGCGGGGCCACGTGCCCCAGCTGACCCTGGACCGGCACCCCTGCGCGCTCAGCCCCGTCAGACCGGTAGGTCTGACTGATGGCGCGCCGCGGGTTGGTGGGAATGCGGCATCGGCGGCCCTGTCGGCAGGGCGAGACGATAGGCAGGGACGAGAGCCGATGCGCCGACGTGTGGACGGCGCTGACCATCTGAACGAGAAGATCGAGGTCAGTCGGACTTGTCCCGCAGGTAGCACAGGGCCATCCGCGGCAGTTCCTCGCTGAGCGTGGCCCAGCCGTTGTCCGAGGCCACGCCCTCGGGGGCGGTCACCCGCCATTCCAGCATGGCCTGCGCCGCGCGCAGTACGAATGCGATCCGGTCCCGGTCGACATGCGCGGGCCGGTCCGGGTGAGCCATCAGTGCATCGCACAGCCCCGTGAAGACTTCCTGGAGCTTGCCCAGGACCGCCTCGCCACGGTGCGGATGAAGCGCGGTACGGAGAGCGAACTCGCCGATGAGCGCGGCATTCTGTCGGAAGATCATGACCATGGCGGTGATATATCGGGTGACGAGGTCCTCGAAGTCCGCCGCCTCTCCGACGGCCTCCCGTGTGGCCAGCTCGCGGCTGATCAGCTGGTCCAGCCAGCAGTCCTGGGCCGCCGCGAGCAGTGCGTCCCGGCCGGCGAAGCGCTGGTAGACCGTGCCGACCGCGACGCCGGCGCGGGTCGCGACGTCCGCGACAGTCAATACCGCGGCGCCGCGTTCGGCCACAAGCTCCTGTGTCGCATTGAGGATGCGTTCCATTGCGGCGCGGCTGCGCTGCTGCTGCGGGGGGCGGGGGTCGTTGCGCGTGGTCACGGATCGATTGTCGCATCCACCGAGAAGTGAATGTGAATTCATATTCATGTTATGGTCGCGACGTCGGATGCGGCCGGAGTCCGCCCGGACTCGGAATCGAGGGCGAGCGATGCTGCCTTACCTCCAGGCGCCGGCGGCCGGAGCGGTCGCATGATCGGCGCACCGGTCCACGCTCTCGTCTCCCTCGGCGCCGGCGTGCCGGCCTTGCTCCTGTACCGGCTCATGGGCGTGGCCACCCCGGCCCCGCCCTGGGTGGCCCTTGCGGACGGCTCGGCAACGCCGCCGGCGAACACGTCGGCAATGAGGCCGTGCACCACCTGCGTCACCGACCTCGCGCCGGCCACTCCGACACCACGGAACCGGACTCCCCAGAAAGGCGATCATCGTGCATCCCGTGACGTACCACCCGGTCCCCACCCAGGACCTGTTCCGCTACAACGCCGAACGGATCAAGGACAAGCCCTACGCCAAGTACTTCAACGGCGATCTGTGGCTCCACGGCGAGGCCCTGCCGTTCCTCAAGGAGCGCATGAGCCCGAGCGCCATGCTCTCCTCGGCCCCCGCCGATCTCAACAAGCTGCTGGAGCCCGGCTATCTGGAGGGTGAGACCGGCTTCGGCCTCACCGAGGCCGGCCATCCCTACGTCGCCAGCTTGACTCACTTCCCCGGCTGTACCCCGGAGATGTTCACCTGGTGGTTCTGGTGGCACTCCGTGGAGCCGGAGCGGTACTCCCTGTGGTACCCCTACAACCACCTGCAGTCCGGGCCCCGCGACCGGGACAAGCTGACCCGGCCCGGCCTCACGGACGCAGAGCGCTACATTGGCAGCCGGCACGAGATCATCGAGTACATCGGCCCGCACCGCGCCGAACTGTGGGTCGAATTCGTGGACCCGGCCGAACTCGGCATGGACACCGGCCGCTTCGCCGAGTCCGGCTACCGGGCCCACGCCTGCGGCCATATCCAGAACGGTTGCATGATCCACCTGGTGCGGGACACCGCTGAGGGCTTCGAGCTGCGCAGTCGCTACATATTCGACCAGGGCCCCGCCCCGGCGGACGACGCGGCTCGCAACGGGGCACTGGGCCTGGCCTACGAGCTCGTGCTGCACGACCAGATCGAGTTCACCCACCTGTCGACCTTCCTCGCCGATATCTACGGCGAATTCGGCGGACAGCAGCCCTGAACGCGCCGTCCGACCCTGGTGAGGCGGGCACCAACCACGGTGTGGGCCCGCCTCACCTCGTACGTCTGGGCCCCGCGCCAGGTGCGTGCCGTCAGCAGTGGCGTCCACTGTCCAGTGCCTGACCGTCACGGCGACAGACCCGGCGCAGCGGATGGCCGGCTGCCCCGGGCGGAGCCGCCAGGCTGACGCCTACATGCCGCCGCGGCGTCGCCGAGCGGTTGTGTGTTCCTACCAATCCAACGACGAATTCCCGACTCACGCCACTAGGGCCCGTCCGCTGGATCCCGGCCGTGCCGCACGGAAATGCACCCCGGCACGATGATTGCCCGGTCTTGTCAGGTTCGCGGCCTTATCTTGACCAGGACTTCCCCCGGAGCCCCGGGGAACGCGAGAAAGGCCCATCGTGCAGCTGACCCCCTCGATACGGAGCGCCCTGGCAGCCGGCGCCGCCGTGACCGTCCTGTTCGCCGGAGCCGGGGCGGCCGCCGCGGCCCCGGTCGCCACCCCGCCGGCCGCCGCCCCGGCTTCGTCGGCCGCCCCCGCACACTCCCCGTACGCCCAGCTCCGGCCGCTCGCCGCGCTGTCGGCCGAGCGGCTGGCCACCGCCGATGTGGTGGCCGCCGCGAAGTGGGGCACCGGCAGCCCGATCGACGACCCGGCCCGTGAGCAGGAGGTGCTGAACTCCGTGGCGGACCAGGCCCGGCAGCTGGGCGCCGACCCCGCGGCGACGATGCGGATCTTCCGGGACCAGATCGAGGCCAACAAGGTCGTGCAGCGCGGGCTGTACCGCCAGTGGGACGCCAACCCGGCACAGGCGCCCACCGAGCGGCCCGACCTCCAGGAGGTCCGCAAGGAGATCAACCGCATCAATGGCGAGCTGGTGCGGGCCATCGCCGCCTCCCCGCACGCCCGCTCGGCGCCGTCCTGCGCCCCGCTGCTCACCACCGCCGCCGTAAAGGTCCGCGCGGAGCGGAAGCTGGACGGGCTGCACACGGTGGCGCTGGCCCGTTCCCTGCGGTCGGTCTGCGCCGCGGTCTGACCCGCGCGCCGGCCCCGGTGCCGGGCGGCGGGCGGGCCGACCGCTCGGCTCAGGCGGTCCGCCCGCCCGCCGCCACCGCCTTCGCCCAGCGGTAGTCCGCCTTGCCGCTGGGGGAACGCCGGATGTGGTCGGTGAAGACGACGGTGCGCGGAATCTTGTAGCCCGCCAGCCGGGTCCGGCAGTGGTGCTGTATCCCCGCGAGGTCCAACGGCGCGGCGCCCGGCCGCAGTTGGATCACGGCCGCGACCCGGTTGCCCCACCGCTCGTCCGGCACGCCCGCCACCAGCGCGTCATAGACGTCCGGATGCGCCTTGAGCGCCTGCTCGACCTCCTCCGGATAGATCTTCTCCCCGCCGGAGTTGATGCACTGCGAGCCCCGGCCGAGGACGGTGACGATGCCCGCCTCGTCGACGGTGGCCATGTCGCCGAGCAGCACCCAGCGCTCACCGTGCGTCTCGAAGAACGTCTCGGCGGTCTTCTTCGGGTCGTTGTAGTAGCCCAGCGGCACGTGCCCGTGCTGGGCGAGCCGGCCCACCTCGCCGGCCGGCACCGGCTCGTTGGTCGCCGGGTCCACCACCGCCGTACGGGAGTTGACCTGGAGCCGGAAGCCCCGGCCGGGGCCCGAGTCGTCGGTGGCGGTGCCGTTGAAGCCGGATTCGGAGGAGCCGAAGTTGTTGAGCAGCAGGGCGCCGGGGAGCAGCGCGCGGAACTGGCCGCGCACGGTCTCCGACAGGATCGCGCCGGAGCTGCTGACGCTGAACAGCGAGGAGCAGTCGGTGCCCTGGAGCGGCCCGGCGAGCGCGTCGACCAGCGGGCGCAGCATGGCGTCACCGACCAGCGACACGCAGGTGACCCGCTCCCGCTCGACGGTCCGCAGCACCTCCTCGGGCACGTACTTGCGGTGCAGGACGACCTTCTGGCCGAAGTGGAAGGCGATGAACGCGGTGAGGGTGGAGGTGCCGTGCATCAGCGGGGGAGTGGGGAAGAACACCAGGCCGTCGTCGCCGGCCGCGACCCGCTCGGCCAGCTCCTGCGGCCGCCGCACCGGCTCACCGGTCGGGGCCCCGCCGCCCATCCCGGAGAAGAACAGGTCCTCGTGGCGCCACATCACGCCCTTGGGCATGCCGGTGGTGCCGCCGGTGTAGATGATCATCCGGTCGTCGGCGGAGCGCGGCCCGAAGCCGCGCGCGGGGGAGGCGCCGGCCTCGGCGTCGGCCAGCGCGACGGGGGCGACCGACGGCCGGGGTGCGCCCTCGGGCGGGGTGCCGACCCGGACCAGATGCCGCAGTCGGGGTGCCCGCGGAAGGGCGCCGGCCACCCGCGCGGTGAACTCCGCGTCGAAGACCAGTGCCGTCAGATCGGCGTCCCGGTAGAGATAGGCCAACTCCTCTTCCACGTAGCGGTAGTTGACGTTGACCGGGACGGCCCGGATTTTCAGGCAGGCGTAGAGCGCCTGAAGGTAGCCGACGCCGTTGTAGAGGTGCAGTCCGACGTGCTGACCGGGTCCGATGCCGTGCTCGGTGAGGTGATGGGCGAGACGGTTGGCGGCGCGGTCCAGCTCGGCGTAGGTCAGCCGCTGTTCGGCGCCGGAGCCCGGGTGCTCGACGTACACCAGCGCCTCGCGGTCGGGGACCGTGTCGACGATCGACTCGAAGAGGTCGGCAAGGTTGAACTCCACGTCTCCTCCAGACCGGGCGGACGTCGGCTTGGCGGTCATTAGAGCGCCGCCCGGAGGAGCTGGGAAGGGCCGCAGCCAAGAAATCTGACTGCCTGTCAGAAAAGCCTTGAAGTCGCCGTGCGGCTCCTGCACCCTGTTCTGCGTCGTGAGACGGGAGGACACAATGGGCGGGACGGAACATCTGACCGTGGCGCGCACCGGCGCGACCCTGGTGCTCACCCTCAACCGGCCGGAGGCGAAGAACGCACTCTCGTTGGCGATGCTGGTGGGCCTGTACGACGGCTGGGTCGCCGCCGACGAGGACGACGGGATCCGCTCCGTCGTCCTCACCGGTGCCGACGGCACCTTCTGCGCCGGTATGGACCTCAAGGCCCTGGCGGGCGACGGCATGGCCGGCGAGCAGTACCGCGACCGGCTGCGCGCCGACCCCGACCTGCACTGGAAGGCGATGCTGCGCCACCACCGCCCCCGCAAACCCGTGATCGCCGCCGTCGAGGGCCACTGCGTCGCGGGCGGCACGGAGATCCTCCAGGGCACCGACATCCGCGTCGCCGGCGAGAGCGCCACCTTCGGCCTCTTCGAGGTCCGGCGCGGACTGTTCCCCCTCGGCGGCTCCACCGTCCGCCTCGCCCGCCAGATCCCCCGCACCCACGCCCTGGAGATGCTGCTCACCGGCCGGCCCTACCCCGCCGACGAGGCCGCCCGCATCGGCCTGATCGGCCAGGTCGTGCCCGACGGTACCGCCCTGGACAAGGCCCTGGAGATCGCCGAACTCATCAACGGCTGCGGCCCGCTGGCCGTCGAAGCCGTGAAGGCATCCGTCTACGAGACCGCCGGGATGACCGAGGCCGACGGGCTCAAGGACGAACTCGCCCGCGGCTGGCCGCTCTTCGCCACCGCCGACGCCAAGGAGGGCTCACGGGCCTTCGCGGAGAAGCGCCCACCCGTCTTCCGGCGCGCCTGACCCAAGGAGAACCGAATGCCAGAGGTGTCAGAGGTCCTCACGGCGCCCCTCGTCGTGGAATTCCCCTTCACCCGCTCGCTCGGCCCCGTCCAGAGCGCCTTTCTCACCGGGCTGCGCGAGCGCACCGTCCTCGGCGTGCGGACGGGCGACGGACGGGTGGTCGTCCCGCCCACCGAATACGACCCGGTGACGGCCGAGGAACTCCGTGAGCTGGTCGAGGTCGGCAGCGCCGGCACCGTCACCACCTGGGCCTGGAATCCCGCGCCGCGCCGCGGCCAGCCGCTCACCACCCCCTTCGCCTGGGTCCTGGTCCGGCTCGACGGCGCCGACACCGCACTGCTGCACGCACTGGACGCCACCGGCCCCGAC belongs to Streptomyces sp. NBC_01454 and includes:
- a CDS encoding helix-turn-helix domain-containing protein produces the protein MTDARRAVLEGWVRRRTTAQALAQRSRIVLECADGHSVMGVSRRLRITPDTVRTWRQRFIARGLDGLSDAPRPGVPRKITDVAAERVIVKTPEEKPRNATHWSIRPTAAATGRPQPAVSRIWRAFALAPHRSQTFKLSTDPLFIDKVRDVVGLYLDPPLPGRA
- a CDS encoding crotonase/enoyl-CoA hydratase family protein encodes the protein MGGTEHLTVARTGATLVLTLNRPEAKNALSLAMLVGLYDGWVAADEDDGIRSVVLTGADGTFCAGMDLKALAGDGMAGEQYRDRLRADPDLHWKAMLRHHRPRKPVIAAVEGHCVAGGTEILQGTDIRVAGESATFGLFEVRRGLFPLGGSTVRLARQIPRTHALEMLLTGRPYPADEAARIGLIGQVVPDGTALDKALEIAELINGCGPLAVEAVKASVYETAGMTEADGLKDELARGWPLFATADAKEGSRAFAEKRPPVFRRA
- a CDS encoding TetR/AcrR family transcriptional regulator gives rise to the protein MTTRNDPRPPQQQRSRAAMERILNATQELVAERGAAVLTVADVATRAGVAVGTVYQRFAGRDALLAAAQDCWLDQLISRELATREAVGEAADFEDLVTRYITAMVMIFRQNAALIGEFALRTALHPHRGEAVLGKLQEVFTGLCDALMAHPDRPAHVDRDRIAFVLRAAQAMLEWRVTAPEGVASDNGWATLSEELPRMALCYLRDKSD
- a CDS encoding acyl-CoA synthetase, whose product is MEFNLADLFESIVDTVPDREALVYVEHPGSGAEQRLTYAELDRAANRLAHHLTEHGIGPGQHVGLHLYNGVGYLQALYACLKIRAVPVNVNYRYVEEELAYLYRDADLTALVFDAEFTARVAGALPRAPRLRHLVRVGTPPEGAPRPSVAPVALADAEAGASPARGFGPRSADDRMIIYTGGTTGMPKGVMWRHEDLFFSGMGGGAPTGEPVRRPQELAERVAAGDDGLVFFPTPPLMHGTSTLTAFIAFHFGQKVVLHRKYVPEEVLRTVERERVTCVSLVGDAMLRPLVDALAGPLQGTDCSSLFSVSSSGAILSETVRGQFRALLPGALLLNNFGSSESGFNGTATDDSGPGRGFRLQVNSRTAVVDPATNEPVPAGEVGRLAQHGHVPLGYYNDPKKTAETFFETHGERWVLLGDMATVDEAGIVTVLGRGSQCINSGGEKIYPEEVEQALKAHPDVYDALVAGVPDERWGNRVAAVIQLRPGAAPLDLAGIQHHCRTRLAGYKIPRTVVFTDHIRRSPSGKADYRWAKAVAAGGRTA
- a CDS encoding VOC family protein — protein: MLTTNYVPGTPNWLDLGAPDVDAAAAFYSAVLGWTFQSAGPDSGGYGFFQLEGKTVAAVGPLTEEGASSAWNVYFQTPDADATVKAVEQAGGAVRMAPMDVFTAGRLAAFTDPTGADFAVWQPGDTQGLDTVMEANTLCWTELYTTDAARAKDFYGSVFSWAYQDMPMGGDSVYSLVSAPGGGKAGDSAHGGIMQLQQEHLRAGSPSEWHPYFGVADCDATFAAATDHGATVMIPPSDAPGVGRLAMVKDPAGAPFALLKGEPKTT
- the paaK gene encoding phenylacetate--CoA ligase PaaK encodes the protein MPAAAEGSETFDEAERLSRDALRDRQLTRLRASLQHAYDHVPFYRESFARAGLHPQDCRSLDDLARFPFTVKDDLRAQYPFGMFAVPKAEVRRIHASSGTTGRPTVVGYTEGDLARWADVVARSLYAAGARPGHTVHIAYGYGLFTGGLGAHYGAERLGCTVVPASGGMTSRQVQIIQDFRPEIIMVTPSYMLTLLDEFERQGIDPRTTSLRVGVFGAEPWTQEMRREIEERFAIDAVDIYGLSEVMGPGVAQECVEAKDGLHIWEDHFYPEVVDPITGEVLPDGAHGELVFTSLTKEAMPVIRYRTRDLTRLLPGTARPAFRRMEKVTGRCDDMIILRGVNLFPAQVEEIVLRTPGVAPHFQLKLTREGRLDRLTVRAEARPDATLQERAAAVGLITRAVKDGIGVSVAVEIVDPETLERSVGKIKRIVDARPRDKG
- a CDS encoding chorismate mutase encodes the protein MQLTPSIRSALAAGAAVTVLFAGAGAAAAAPVATPPAAAPASSAAPAHSPYAQLRPLAALSAERLATADVVAAAKWGTGSPIDDPAREQEVLNSVADQARQLGADPAATMRIFRDQIEANKVVQRGLYRQWDANPAQAPTERPDLQEVRKEINRINGELVRAIAASPHARSAPSCAPLLTTAAVKVRAERKLDGLHTVALARSLRSVCAAV
- a CDS encoding alpha/beta fold hydrolase translates to MSEVRMVQVGEVQLAYRVWGEEDAPPAVLLHCLGEDGEDWRGVVGRLAGTHRVFALDQRGHGHSDWPGDYGFARWRDDAVGFLRALGLERVLLIGHSLGAVAALLVAADRPDLVARLVLEEVAPPLPADPPQEVPAQPAGPSSFDWQAKIAVVAERNAPDPGWWEAVARVTAPTLVLAGGETSHIPQAHLAELVERLPDARLVTVEGAGHLVHEERPGEFLTAVNSFLAPHSW
- a CDS encoding DAPG hydrolase family protein: MTYHPVPTQDLFRYNAERIKDKPYAKYFNGDLWLHGEALPFLKERMSPSAMLSSAPADLNKLLEPGYLEGETGFGLTEAGHPYVASLTHFPGCTPEMFTWWFWWHSVEPERYSLWYPYNHLQSGPRDRDKLTRPGLTDAERYIGSRHEIIEYIGPHRAELWVEFVDPAELGMDTGRFAESGYRAHACGHIQNGCMIHLVRDTAEGFELRSRYIFDQGPAPADDAARNGALGLAYELVLHDQIEFTHLSTFLADIYGEFGGQQP
- a CDS encoding alpha/beta fold hydrolase, which translates into the protein MGAHPQERWTASGVRLRQVTSGAGRGNWLFVPGGPGLGSESLLGLVRAAEVPGAAWLVDLPGDGSNRGHPGLPAEPYAHWPGALAEAAQELDDVVMAGHSTGGMFLLSVPELEGLLTGMVLLSSAPHAGWRPGFARYAEDHPLPDVATAAERYARQPDDDHLRALTLAAAPWNFRPSALADGRALLAGLTYCHDAVAWAGAHFDDGYRARWQPTTLPTLIVSGARDHIVDQHIWQDQPGFHGPHVLHRRIPDAGHFPWLENPTAVRTAFADLAARLNLPDRTGPTAR